CTCCATCCGACGTGTTGGACGCTACGGGTCGGAGTGGCCCTTCGTCAAGGAGGAGAAGCGACTGCCGCGTTCTGACCGTTCCACACCGGCACGGTGAAATGGAAGCAGGCCCCTTCTCCCGGCTCCGAAACCACCCAGATCCGACCGCCATGCACTTCCACGATCCGCCTGCACACGGACAGGCCCACCCCGAAGCCTGAGGTGGTGCCCGAGGTCTGGGGCAGGCGCACCCGCTCCAGGAACACCCGCTGCTGTTCGTTTCTGGGAATGCCCGGGCCGGTGTCGCAGACACTCACCTGCAGCCACTGGTTGGTGCGGTGGAGCAGCGTGAGGTGCACCTGGCCCCCGTCAGGGGTGAATTTCAAGGCGTTCTCGATCAGGTTGAGCAGCACCTGCCGCATGCGCCGCTGATCGGCAAACACGGCCGGGAGGTCGGCGGGAATGTCGGTAATCAGCTGGATGTCGCGGCCCACCCATAGCTTTTCAAGCTCCAGGATCGCCTCCGCCGCCACCGAGGCCAACCCAAGCTGCTGGGGATTGAAGAGGGCCTCCCAGCGGGTGGTCCCCACTTCCAGCAGGTCCTTGGAGAGGTGCTCGATGTCGTCCAGCCGCCGGTCGAGCACGTCGCGGCAACGCGTGGTGTCGATGTGGCCGAGCTGCAGGCTCTGCAGCGCCAGCTTGGCCGCGGTGAGCGGCGTACGCAGTTCATGGGCCACCATGCGCAGCAGGCGTTCCTGCACCCCCAGCCGCTCAATCAGGGTTTCGTTCTCCTGGCGCAGCACCAGCAATTGATCTTCCAGTTGCAGTTCCCGCTGCGTGCGGCTGCCATCCATTTCTGCGGGGCGCAGGCTCATGCCAAGGCCGCTCACCACTTCCCGCTGCTGCCAGCGGGGTAGCCAGCCCTTGAGCTGCTGCAGCACGGTGTTTCCGGCAAACACCTGGCGTGGCTTCGGTTCAAGTTTCACCAAGGCCGGGGTGGCCACGAGACGGTGGAGCTCCAAAAGCTCCGGGCGCTCGGCCGGGTGGGCCACTTCAAGTTTTACATCGAAACCGCTGTCGCTGCTCTGGAGCAGGTGCATGACGCCGCGCAGGTCGGCGGTGGCGAGATGGTACGGCGCCGCCACCAGCAGCAGTTTCAGCGGGCGACGCGGCGGCGGTGAGGCCTCAGGGGGATGGGTGGTG
Above is a window of Synechococcus sp. MW101C3 DNA encoding:
- a CDS encoding histidine kinase → MAITYWTSQTVPAAGGPNPTTHPPEASPPPRRPLKLLLVAAPYHLATADLRGVMHLLQSSDSGFDVKLEVAHPAERPELLELHRLVATPALVKLEPKPRQVFAGNTVLQQLKGWLPRWQQREVVSGLGMSLRPAEMDGSRTQRELQLEDQLLVLRQENETLIERLGVQERLLRMVAHELRTPLTAAKLALQSLQLGHIDTTRCRDVLDRRLDDIEHLSKDLLEVGTTRWEALFNPQQLGLASVAAEAILELEKLWVGRDIQLITDIPADLPAVFADQRRMRQVLLNLIENALKFTPDGGQVHLTLLHRTNQWLQVSVCDTGPGIPRNEQQRVFLERVRLPQTSGTTSGFGVGLSVCRRIVEVHGGRIWVVSEPGEGACFHFTVPVWNGQNAAVASPP